One segment of Triticum aestivum cultivar Chinese Spring chromosome 2A, IWGSC CS RefSeq v2.1, whole genome shotgun sequence DNA contains the following:
- the LOC123184606 gene encoding uncharacterized protein, with product MHEYCELPGCRAVLSCEEGSNIMIPTTLKLSKLRSRVILMRSFNKVVKLHHEHFALAGKFSSKNFQIYQDDSIKLDGLAEGAIVEYSEAAGDLDYRQFVHMVVEEVFHGQKLPFDLTEWLRIISQGVNACHGSLLCSHIDLMEPYQGYRNFVSLFQLFWKVKDTTGGEDLLNSLGHYRGWKSKGLQCSFLHDTLTYEDEAGHRFEYEDDIRGLLRLLMNSFRHSAKSHCRLAIYLIMNESRRLLSDLQRALHQGGYLSHLSVNYSM from the coding sequence ATGCACGAGTACTGTGAGCTCCCTGGATGTAGAGCTGTCCTGAGCTGCGAAGAAGGATCTAACATAATGATACCGACTACTCTGAAGTTATCAAAGCTTCGCAGCAGAGTGATTTTGATGCGTTCATTTAACAAAGTTGTCAAGCTCCATCATGAACACTTTGCTCTTGCTGGAAAGTTTTCCTCGAAGAACTTCCAAATCTATCAAGATGACTCCATCAAGCTTGATGGTCTGGCCGAGGGCGCGATAGTGGAGTACAGTGAAGCTGCCGGGGACCTTGACTATCGCCAATTTGTTCATATGGTTGTAGAGGAGGTATTTCATGGTCAGAAGCTACCATTTGATCTGACCGAGTGGCTAAGGATCATCTCCCAGGGAGTGAACGCGTGTCATGGCAGCCTGCTCTGCAGCCATATTGACCTGATGGAGCCATATCAAGGATACAGAAACTTTGTCTCATTGTTTCAGCTATTCTGGAAAGTCAAAGATACCACTGGTGGAGAAGATCTGCTAAACTCTCTGGGACATTACAGGGGATGGAAATCTAAGGGCCTGCAATGTTCATTTCTTCACGATACATTGACCTACGAGGATGAAGCTGGCCATAGATTTGAATATGAAGATGACATCAGAGGACTTCTGAGATTATTGATGAACTCCTTCCGTCACTCGGCAAAAAGCCACTGCAGGCTCGCTATCTACCTGATTATGAATGAGTCCCGCAGGTTGCTGTCTGATCTTCAAAGGGCGCTGCACCAGGGTGGTTACCTTAGTCACCTGTCTGTGAATTACAGTATGTGA